A genomic segment from Castor canadensis chromosome 1, mCasCan1.hap1v2, whole genome shotgun sequence encodes:
- the Tmem132a gene encoding transmembrane protein 132A isoform X1 yields MGARMAGRAAADPRGLPGPWLCLLVALALDVVRVGCDPARLDPTYLPASLELLDAPEHFRVQQVGHYPPANSSLGSRSETFLILQPWPRAQPLLRASYPPFATQQVVPPRVTELHQRPVPWDVRAVSVEATVTPAEPHARVLFHLKGQDWPPGPGSLPCARLHATHPAGTAHRACRFQPSLGACVVELEFPLQWFFQGSTTRAELAYTLEPAAEGPGGCGLGGDENPGEQALPVGGVELHPADPPQYQEVPLDEAVTLRVPDVPVRPGQLFSATLLLRHNFTASLLTLRIKVKKGLHVTAARPAQPTLWTAKLDRFKGSKHHSTLITCHRVEPTGPDSSSPLELSEFLWVDFVVENGTGGGVAVTRPVTWQLEYPGQAPEAEKDKMVWELLVSERDIRALVPLAKAEELVNTAPLTGVPQRVPVRLVTVDAGGTLVEVTEHIGCESANTQVLQVSEACDAVFVAGKESRGAKEVRVDFWWRRLRASLQLTVWAPLLPLRIELTDTTLEQVRGWRVPGPAEGAPEHEAGLAEEVEQRSRSCRLQYQRAGVRFLVPFAAHPLDGGRRLTHLLGPDWLLDVTHLVAPHAHVQDPRVASLEGGLILVGREPGVTSIEVRSPLSDSILGEQALAVTDDKVSVLELRVQPVMGISLAVSRGTAHPGEVTATCWAQSALPAPKQEMTLSLWLSFSDHTLAPAELYDRHDLGLSVSAEEPSAVLPAEEQGAQLRVVVSGAGAEGLPLHVALHPPEPCRRGRHRVPLASGTAWLGVPPSPTGAPALPSSPAWSPLATEASVGGERQVVGSVGGSVGVRGKFEQAEEVEKEETEAREDEDEEEEEMVPTPQRVTELELGMYALLGIFCTAILIFLVNGVVFVLRYQRKEPPDSAADPTSPQPHNWVWLGTDQEELSRQLDRRSPGPPKGDGGCPCESGAGGETPNLAPGPPGGTTSSTSTLARKEAGGRRKRVEFVTFAPAPPAQPAGAPAVQSILVAGEEDIRWVCEDMGLKDPEELRNYMERIRGSS; encoded by the exons TGGGCTGTGACCCAGCTCGCCTGGACCCCACCTATCTGCCAGCATCCCTGGAGCTCTTGGATGCCCCTGAGCACTTTCGTGTGCAGCAGGTGGGCCACTACCCCCCTGCCAACTCCTCTCTGGGCTCCCGATCTGAGACCTTTTTGATCCTGCAGCCCTGGCCCAGGGCCCAGCCACTTCTCCGGGCCTCCTACCCGCCTTTTGCCACTCAGCAG GTGGTCCCTCCTCGAGTCACTGAGCTCCACCAACGGCCAGTCCCATGGGACGTGCGGGCTGTTTCAGTGGAAGCAACTGTGACTCCAGCAGAGCCTCATGCCCGTGTCCTCTTCCACCTCAAAGGGCAGGATTGGCCACCGGGGCCTGGCAGCCTGCCCTGTGCCCGGCTGCATGCCACACACCCTGCAGGCACTGCCCACCGAGCCTGCCGCTTCCAG CCATCCCTGGGCGCCTGCGTTGTGGAGCTGGAATTCCCCTTGCAGTGGTTCTTCCAGGGCTCCACCACACGGGCCGAGCTGGCCTACACACTGGAGCCTGCAGCTGAGGGCCCTGGGGGCTGTGGCCTCGGTGGGGATGAGAACCCTGGGGAGCAGGCCCTCCCTGTGGGTGGAGTGGAGCTGCACCCAGCAGACCCCCCACAGTACCAGGAGGTACCTCTGGATGAGGCAGTGACTCTACGAGTGCCAGATGTGCCAGTGCGACCTGGTCAGCTCTTCAGTGCCACCCTCCTGCTTCGGCACAACTTCACAGCCAGTCTCCTGACCCTGAG gatcaaagtgaagaaagggctGCATGTAACAGCTGCTCGCCCAGCCCAGCCCACTCTCTGGACTGCCAAGCTGGACCGCTTCAAGGGTTCAAAGCACCACAGCACCCTGATCACCTGTCACCGTGTGGAGCCTACAGGGCCGGACTCCAG CAGTCCCCTTGAACTGTCTGAGTTCCTGTGGGTGGACTTTGTGGTGGAAAATGGCACTGGTGGGGGTGTGGCAGTCACTCGTCCCGTCACATGGCAGCTGGAATACCCAGGCCAGGCCCCCGAAGCTGAGAAGGACAAAATGGTGTGGGAACTCCTGGTGTCGGAGCGGGACATAAGAGCCCTTGTCCCACTGGCAAAG GCTGAGGAGCTAGTGAACACAGCACCATTGACTGGAGTGCCTCAGCGTGTCCCCGTGCGCCTTGTCACTGTGGATGCTGGAGGAACACTGGTGGAGGTGACAGAGCACATTGGCTGTGAGTCAGCCAACACGCAGGTCCTGCAG GTATCTGAGGCCTGCGATGCCGTATTTGTGGCTGGTAAGGAGAGCCGAGGTGCCAAGGAAGTGCGTGTAGACTTCTGGTGGCGCCGGCTCCGGGCCTCACTGCAACTGACCGTGTGGGCCCCGCTGCTGCCCTTGCGCATCGAGCTGACCGACACCACCCTGGAGCAGGTCCGTGGCTGGAGGGTCCCTGGCCCAGCTGAAGG GGCACCTGAGCATGAGGCTGGGTTGGCAGAGGAGGTGGAGCAGCGCTCCCGCAGCTGCCGCCTGCAGTACCAGCGTGCAGGTGTGCGCTTCCTGGTGCCCTTTGCGGCCCACCCTCTGGACGGTGGCCGCCGTCTCACCCACTTGCTTGGCCCTGACTGGCTGCTAGACGTGACCCACCTTGTGGCACCCCACGCCCATGTGCAGGACCCACGTGTGGCCTCACTGGAGGGTGGTCTCATCCTGGTGGGCCGGGAGCCTGGTGTCACCTCCATAGAG GTGCGTTCCCCGCTGTCTGACTCCATCCTGGGGGAGCAGGCGCTGGCTGTGACGGATGACAAGGTCTCAGTGTTGGAGCTGCGAGTGCAGCCGGTGATGGGCATCTCACTGGCCGTGAGCCGGGGCACTGCCCACCCTGGGGAGGTCACAGCCACATGCTGGGCACAGTCAGCCCTTCCCGCCCCAAAGCAG GAAATGACCCTCTCCCTATGGCTGTCCTTCTCTGACCACACCTTGGCCCCTGCGGAGCTCTACGATCGCCATGACCTGGGACTGTCTGTCTCAGCCGAGGAGCCCAGTGCTGTGCTGCCAGCCGAGGAGCAGGGTGCCCAGCTCAGGGTTGTGGTGAGTGGAGCTGGTGCCGAGGGGCTACCTCTGCACGTTGCTCTGCACCCGCCTGAGCCCTGCCGCCGAGGCCGACACCGTGTGCCCCTGGCCTCTGGCACCGCCTGGCTTGGggtgcccccttcccccactggGGCCCCTGCCTTACCATCCAGCCCTGCCTGGAGCCCACTAGCTACAGAGGCCAGTGTGGGAGGTGAGCGGCAGGTGGTGGGCAGTGTAGGGGGCAGCGTGGGTGTGAGGGGCAAATTTGAGCAGGCAGAGGAGGTCGAGAAAGAGGAGACTGAGGCCagggaggatgaggatgaggaagaagaagagatggtGCCCACCCCTCAGCGTGTCACTGAGCTAGAGCTGGGCATGTACGCCCTGCTGGGCATCTTCTGTACGGCCATCCTCATCTTCCTGGTCAATGGCGTGGTCTTCGTGCTTCGCTACCAGCGCAAAGAACCTCCTGACAGTGCCGCTGACCCtacctccccccaaccccacaaCTGGGTCTGGCTGGGCACTGACCAGGAGGAACTGAGCCGCCAGCTGGACCGGCGGTCCCCTGGGCCACCCAAGGGAGACGGGGGTTGCCCCTGTGAAAGCGGGGCAGGAGGAGAGACCCCAAACCTGGCCCCTGGCCCTCCGGGGGGCACCACCAGCTCCACCAGCACCCTGGCCCGCAAGGAGGCTGGGGGACGGCGGAAGCGCGTAGAGTTTGTGACGTTTGCACCAGCGCCTCCAGCCCAGCCCGCAGGGGCCCCTGCAGTGCAGTCCATCCTGGTGGCTGGTGAGGAAGACATCCGCTGGGTGTGTGAGGACATGGGGCTAAAGGACCCCGAGGAGCTTCGTAACTACATGGAGAGGATCCGGGGCAGCTCCTga
- the Tmem132a gene encoding transmembrane protein 132A isoform X2: protein MGARMAGRAAADPRGLPGPWLCLLVALALDVVRVGCDPARLDPTYLPASLELLDAPEHFRVQQVGHYPPANSSLGSRSETFLILQPWPRAQPLLRASYPPFATQQVVPPRVTELHQRPVPWDVRAVSVEATVTPAEPHARVLFHLKGQDWPPGPGSLPCARLHATHPAGTAHRACRFQPSLGACVVELEFPLQWFFQGSTTRAELAYTLEPAAEGPGGCGLGGDENPGEQALPVGGVELHPADPPQYQEVPLDEAVTLRVPDVPVRPGQLFSATLLLRHNFTASLLTLRIKVKKGLHVTAARPAQPTLWTAKLDRFKGSKHHSTLITCHRVEPTGPDSSPLELSEFLWVDFVVENGTGGGVAVTRPVTWQLEYPGQAPEAEKDKMVWELLVSERDIRALVPLAKAEELVNTAPLTGVPQRVPVRLVTVDAGGTLVEVTEHIGCESANTQVLQVSEACDAVFVAGKESRGAKEVRVDFWWRRLRASLQLTVWAPLLPLRIELTDTTLEQVRGWRVPGPAEGAPEHEAGLAEEVEQRSRSCRLQYQRAGVRFLVPFAAHPLDGGRRLTHLLGPDWLLDVTHLVAPHAHVQDPRVASLEGGLILVGREPGVTSIEVRSPLSDSILGEQALAVTDDKVSVLELRVQPVMGISLAVSRGTAHPGEVTATCWAQSALPAPKQEMTLSLWLSFSDHTLAPAELYDRHDLGLSVSAEEPSAVLPAEEQGAQLRVVVSGAGAEGLPLHVALHPPEPCRRGRHRVPLASGTAWLGVPPSPTGAPALPSSPAWSPLATEASVGGERQVVGSVGGSVGVRGKFEQAEEVEKEETEAREDEDEEEEEMVPTPQRVTELELGMYALLGIFCTAILIFLVNGVVFVLRYQRKEPPDSAADPTSPQPHNWVWLGTDQEELSRQLDRRSPGPPKGDGGCPCESGAGGETPNLAPGPPGGTTSSTSTLARKEAGGRRKRVEFVTFAPAPPAQPAGAPAVQSILVAGEEDIRWVCEDMGLKDPEELRNYMERIRGSS, encoded by the exons TGGGCTGTGACCCAGCTCGCCTGGACCCCACCTATCTGCCAGCATCCCTGGAGCTCTTGGATGCCCCTGAGCACTTTCGTGTGCAGCAGGTGGGCCACTACCCCCCTGCCAACTCCTCTCTGGGCTCCCGATCTGAGACCTTTTTGATCCTGCAGCCCTGGCCCAGGGCCCAGCCACTTCTCCGGGCCTCCTACCCGCCTTTTGCCACTCAGCAG GTGGTCCCTCCTCGAGTCACTGAGCTCCACCAACGGCCAGTCCCATGGGACGTGCGGGCTGTTTCAGTGGAAGCAACTGTGACTCCAGCAGAGCCTCATGCCCGTGTCCTCTTCCACCTCAAAGGGCAGGATTGGCCACCGGGGCCTGGCAGCCTGCCCTGTGCCCGGCTGCATGCCACACACCCTGCAGGCACTGCCCACCGAGCCTGCCGCTTCCAG CCATCCCTGGGCGCCTGCGTTGTGGAGCTGGAATTCCCCTTGCAGTGGTTCTTCCAGGGCTCCACCACACGGGCCGAGCTGGCCTACACACTGGAGCCTGCAGCTGAGGGCCCTGGGGGCTGTGGCCTCGGTGGGGATGAGAACCCTGGGGAGCAGGCCCTCCCTGTGGGTGGAGTGGAGCTGCACCCAGCAGACCCCCCACAGTACCAGGAGGTACCTCTGGATGAGGCAGTGACTCTACGAGTGCCAGATGTGCCAGTGCGACCTGGTCAGCTCTTCAGTGCCACCCTCCTGCTTCGGCACAACTTCACAGCCAGTCTCCTGACCCTGAG gatcaaagtgaagaaagggctGCATGTAACAGCTGCTCGCCCAGCCCAGCCCACTCTCTGGACTGCCAAGCTGGACCGCTTCAAGGGTTCAAAGCACCACAGCACCCTGATCACCTGTCACCGTGTGGAGCCTACAGGGCCGGACTCCAG TCCCCTTGAACTGTCTGAGTTCCTGTGGGTGGACTTTGTGGTGGAAAATGGCACTGGTGGGGGTGTGGCAGTCACTCGTCCCGTCACATGGCAGCTGGAATACCCAGGCCAGGCCCCCGAAGCTGAGAAGGACAAAATGGTGTGGGAACTCCTGGTGTCGGAGCGGGACATAAGAGCCCTTGTCCCACTGGCAAAG GCTGAGGAGCTAGTGAACACAGCACCATTGACTGGAGTGCCTCAGCGTGTCCCCGTGCGCCTTGTCACTGTGGATGCTGGAGGAACACTGGTGGAGGTGACAGAGCACATTGGCTGTGAGTCAGCCAACACGCAGGTCCTGCAG GTATCTGAGGCCTGCGATGCCGTATTTGTGGCTGGTAAGGAGAGCCGAGGTGCCAAGGAAGTGCGTGTAGACTTCTGGTGGCGCCGGCTCCGGGCCTCACTGCAACTGACCGTGTGGGCCCCGCTGCTGCCCTTGCGCATCGAGCTGACCGACACCACCCTGGAGCAGGTCCGTGGCTGGAGGGTCCCTGGCCCAGCTGAAGG GGCACCTGAGCATGAGGCTGGGTTGGCAGAGGAGGTGGAGCAGCGCTCCCGCAGCTGCCGCCTGCAGTACCAGCGTGCAGGTGTGCGCTTCCTGGTGCCCTTTGCGGCCCACCCTCTGGACGGTGGCCGCCGTCTCACCCACTTGCTTGGCCCTGACTGGCTGCTAGACGTGACCCACCTTGTGGCACCCCACGCCCATGTGCAGGACCCACGTGTGGCCTCACTGGAGGGTGGTCTCATCCTGGTGGGCCGGGAGCCTGGTGTCACCTCCATAGAG GTGCGTTCCCCGCTGTCTGACTCCATCCTGGGGGAGCAGGCGCTGGCTGTGACGGATGACAAGGTCTCAGTGTTGGAGCTGCGAGTGCAGCCGGTGATGGGCATCTCACTGGCCGTGAGCCGGGGCACTGCCCACCCTGGGGAGGTCACAGCCACATGCTGGGCACAGTCAGCCCTTCCCGCCCCAAAGCAG GAAATGACCCTCTCCCTATGGCTGTCCTTCTCTGACCACACCTTGGCCCCTGCGGAGCTCTACGATCGCCATGACCTGGGACTGTCTGTCTCAGCCGAGGAGCCCAGTGCTGTGCTGCCAGCCGAGGAGCAGGGTGCCCAGCTCAGGGTTGTGGTGAGTGGAGCTGGTGCCGAGGGGCTACCTCTGCACGTTGCTCTGCACCCGCCTGAGCCCTGCCGCCGAGGCCGACACCGTGTGCCCCTGGCCTCTGGCACCGCCTGGCTTGGggtgcccccttcccccactggGGCCCCTGCCTTACCATCCAGCCCTGCCTGGAGCCCACTAGCTACAGAGGCCAGTGTGGGAGGTGAGCGGCAGGTGGTGGGCAGTGTAGGGGGCAGCGTGGGTGTGAGGGGCAAATTTGAGCAGGCAGAGGAGGTCGAGAAAGAGGAGACTGAGGCCagggaggatgaggatgaggaagaagaagagatggtGCCCACCCCTCAGCGTGTCACTGAGCTAGAGCTGGGCATGTACGCCCTGCTGGGCATCTTCTGTACGGCCATCCTCATCTTCCTGGTCAATGGCGTGGTCTTCGTGCTTCGCTACCAGCGCAAAGAACCTCCTGACAGTGCCGCTGACCCtacctccccccaaccccacaaCTGGGTCTGGCTGGGCACTGACCAGGAGGAACTGAGCCGCCAGCTGGACCGGCGGTCCCCTGGGCCACCCAAGGGAGACGGGGGTTGCCCCTGTGAAAGCGGGGCAGGAGGAGAGACCCCAAACCTGGCCCCTGGCCCTCCGGGGGGCACCACCAGCTCCACCAGCACCCTGGCCCGCAAGGAGGCTGGGGGACGGCGGAAGCGCGTAGAGTTTGTGACGTTTGCACCAGCGCCTCCAGCCCAGCCCGCAGGGGCCCCTGCAGTGCAGTCCATCCTGGTGGCTGGTGAGGAAGACATCCGCTGGGTGTGTGAGGACATGGGGCTAAAGGACCCCGAGGAGCTTCGTAACTACATGGAGAGGATCCGGGGCAGCTCCTga
- the Slc15a3 gene encoding solute carrier family 15 member 3 isoform X2, with translation MPAPRAPEQPRRGGERRPLLARGARGPRAWRRTAGAAVLVVEMLERAAFFGVAANLVLYLNSLNFNWAGEQASRAALVFLGASYLLAPVGGWLADVYLGRYRAIAISLVLYLAASGLLLATSFPDGRRSFCGEMPESPLEPPCPSSDCQHTWASPYCAPTLYVGLLLLALAASSVRSNLTSFGADQVMDLGRDATRRFFNWFYWSINLGAVLSLLVVAFIQQNINFLLGYSIIVGCVGLAFFIFLFATPVFITKPPMGSQVSSMLKLAFQNCCPRLWQRHSARDPQGAHLLPDQRSPQPGPSPQEDVANFQVLVKILPVMVTLVPYWMVYFQMQSTYVLQGLHLHIPNIFPANPTNRSSALRAQGSNYRIPEAWLLLANVVVVLILVPVKDHLIDPLLLRCKLLPSALQKMALGMFFGFTSVIVAGLEFAYSEAPRSMQGAIMGIFFCLSGVGSLLGSSLVALLSLPGGWMYCPKDFGNINNCQMDNYFFLLAGIQATTAFLFIWIAHRYERTRQDAASQNCSSRDRG, from the exons ATGCCCGCGCCGCGCGCCCCGGAGCAGCCCCGGAGGGGTGGCGAGCGGCGGCCACTGCTGGCGCGCGGCGCGCGGGGCCCCCGAGCGTGGCGGCGGACGGCGGGTGCCGCGGTGCTGGTGGTGGAGATGCTGGAGCGCGCCGCCTTCTTCGGCGTCGCCGCCAACCTCGTGCTCTACCTCAACAGCTTGAATTTCAACTGGGCCGGCGAGCAGGCGTCGCGCGCCGCGCTCGTCTTCCTGGGCGCCTCCTACCTGCTGGCGCCCGTGGGCGGCTGGCTGGCAGACGTGTACCTGGGCCGCTACCGCGCCATCGCGATCAGCCTAGTACTCTACCTGGCCGCCTCCGGCCTGCTGCTCGCCACCTCCTTCCCCGATGGCCGCCGCTCTTTCTGCGGCGAGATGCCTGAGTCGCCTCTGGAGCCACCCTGCCCGTCTTCCGACTGCCAGCACACCTGGGCCAGCCCCTACTGCGCGCCCACCCTCTATGTAGGCCTGCTACTCCTCGCGCTGGCCGCCAGCTCGGTGAGGAGCAACCTCACCTCTTTTGGGGCCGATCAG GTGATGGATCTTGGCCGCGATGCCACGCGCCGCTTCTTCAACTGGTTCTATTGGAGCATCAACCTGGGTGCTGTGCTGTCACTGCTGGTGGTGGCCTTCATCCAGCAGAACATCAACTTCCTGCTGGGCTACAGTATCATCGTGGGCTGTGTGGGCCTGGcattcttcatcttcctctttgCCACCCCTGTCTTCATCACCAAGCCACCCATGGGCAGCCAAGTGTCCTCAATGCTTAAGCTTGCTTTCCAAAACTGCTGCCCTCGGCTGTGGCAACGACATTCTGCCAG AGACCCTCAAGGTGCCCACCTACTGCCTGACCAGAGGTCTCCCCAGCCTGGTCCTTCCCCTCAGGAGGACGTTGCCAACTTCCAGGTGCTGGTGAAGATCTTGCCCGTCATGGTGACCCTAGTGCCCTATTGGATGGTGTATTTCCAG ATGCAGTCCACCTATGTCCTGCAAGGTCTCCACCTCCACATCCCAAACATCTTCCCGGCCAACCCTACCAACAGGTCCTCAGCTTTGAGAGCCCAGGGCAGCAACTACAGG ATCCCAGAAGCCTGGCTCCTCCTCGCCAATGTAGTGGTTGTGTTGATTCTGGTCCCTGTGAAGGACCACTTGATCGACCCTTTGCTGCTGCGGTGCAAGCTGCTGCCCTCGGCTCTTCAGAAGATGGCCCTGGGGATGTTCTTTGGTTTTACCTCAGTCATTGTGGCAG GTCTGGAGTTCGCCTACTCGGAGGCACCACGCTCCATGCAGGGCGCCATTATGGGCATCTTCTTCTGCCTGTCAGGGGTGGGCTCACTGTTGGGTTCCAGCCTGGTGGCCCTACTGTCCTTGCCAGGTGGCTGGATGTACTGCCCTAAGGACTTCG GGAACATCAACAATTGCCAGATGGACAACTACTTCTTCTTGCTGGCTGGCATCCAGGCCACTACAGCCTTCCTATTCATCTGGATTGCTCACCGCTATGAGAGGACACGGCAAGATGCAGCCTCCCAAAACTGTTCCAGCAGAGACAGGGGCTGA
- the Slc15a3 gene encoding solute carrier family 15 member 3 isoform X1, which translates to MPAPRAPEQPRRGGERRPLLARGARGPRAWRRTAGAAVLVVEMLERAAFFGVAANLVLYLNSLNFNWAGEQASRAALVFLGASYLLAPVGGWLADVYLGRYRAIAISLVLYLAASGLLLATSFPDGRRSFCGEMPESPLEPPCPSSDCQHTWASPYCAPTLYVGLLLLALAASSVRSNLTSFGADQVMDLGRDATRRFFNWFYWSINLGAVLSLLVVAFIQQNINFLLGYSIIVGCVGLAFFIFLFATPVFITKPPMGSQVSSMLKLAFQNCCPRLWQRHSARDPQGAHLLPDQRSPQPGPSPQEDVANFQVLVKILPVMVTLVPYWMVYFQMQSTYVLQGLHLHIPNIFPANPTNRSSALRAQGSNYRIPEAWLLLANVVVVLILVPVKDHLIDPLLLRCKLLPSALQKMALGMFFGFTSVIVAGFLERERLQYISANKTVSQLIGKDVYYAAPLSIWWQIPQYLLIGISEIFASIPGLEFAYSEAPRSMQGAIMGIFFCLSGVGSLLGSSLVALLSLPGGWMYCPKDFGNINNCQMDNYFFLLAGIQATTAFLFIWIAHRYERTRQDAASQNCSSRDRG; encoded by the exons ATGCCCGCGCCGCGCGCCCCGGAGCAGCCCCGGAGGGGTGGCGAGCGGCGGCCACTGCTGGCGCGCGGCGCGCGGGGCCCCCGAGCGTGGCGGCGGACGGCGGGTGCCGCGGTGCTGGTGGTGGAGATGCTGGAGCGCGCCGCCTTCTTCGGCGTCGCCGCCAACCTCGTGCTCTACCTCAACAGCTTGAATTTCAACTGGGCCGGCGAGCAGGCGTCGCGCGCCGCGCTCGTCTTCCTGGGCGCCTCCTACCTGCTGGCGCCCGTGGGCGGCTGGCTGGCAGACGTGTACCTGGGCCGCTACCGCGCCATCGCGATCAGCCTAGTACTCTACCTGGCCGCCTCCGGCCTGCTGCTCGCCACCTCCTTCCCCGATGGCCGCCGCTCTTTCTGCGGCGAGATGCCTGAGTCGCCTCTGGAGCCACCCTGCCCGTCTTCCGACTGCCAGCACACCTGGGCCAGCCCCTACTGCGCGCCCACCCTCTATGTAGGCCTGCTACTCCTCGCGCTGGCCGCCAGCTCGGTGAGGAGCAACCTCACCTCTTTTGGGGCCGATCAG GTGATGGATCTTGGCCGCGATGCCACGCGCCGCTTCTTCAACTGGTTCTATTGGAGCATCAACCTGGGTGCTGTGCTGTCACTGCTGGTGGTGGCCTTCATCCAGCAGAACATCAACTTCCTGCTGGGCTACAGTATCATCGTGGGCTGTGTGGGCCTGGcattcttcatcttcctctttgCCACCCCTGTCTTCATCACCAAGCCACCCATGGGCAGCCAAGTGTCCTCAATGCTTAAGCTTGCTTTCCAAAACTGCTGCCCTCGGCTGTGGCAACGACATTCTGCCAG AGACCCTCAAGGTGCCCACCTACTGCCTGACCAGAGGTCTCCCCAGCCTGGTCCTTCCCCTCAGGAGGACGTTGCCAACTTCCAGGTGCTGGTGAAGATCTTGCCCGTCATGGTGACCCTAGTGCCCTATTGGATGGTGTATTTCCAG ATGCAGTCCACCTATGTCCTGCAAGGTCTCCACCTCCACATCCCAAACATCTTCCCGGCCAACCCTACCAACAGGTCCTCAGCTTTGAGAGCCCAGGGCAGCAACTACAGG ATCCCAGAAGCCTGGCTCCTCCTCGCCAATGTAGTGGTTGTGTTGATTCTGGTCCCTGTGAAGGACCACTTGATCGACCCTTTGCTGCTGCGGTGCAAGCTGCTGCCCTCGGCTCTTCAGAAGATGGCCCTGGGGATGTTCTTTGGTTTTACCTCAGTCATTGTGGCAG gATTCCTGGAGAGGGAGCGCTTACAGTACATCTCTGCCAACAAGACAGTGTCCCAGCTTATCGGGAAGGATGTATACTATGCGGCCCCACTGTCCATCTGGTGGCAGATCCCTCAGTACCTGCTCATCGGGATTAGTGAGATTTTTGCCAGCATCCCAG GTCTGGAGTTCGCCTACTCGGAGGCACCACGCTCCATGCAGGGCGCCATTATGGGCATCTTCTTCTGCCTGTCAGGGGTGGGCTCACTGTTGGGTTCCAGCCTGGTGGCCCTACTGTCCTTGCCAGGTGGCTGGATGTACTGCCCTAAGGACTTCG GGAACATCAACAATTGCCAGATGGACAACTACTTCTTCTTGCTGGCTGGCATCCAGGCCACTACAGCCTTCCTATTCATCTGGATTGCTCACCGCTATGAGAGGACACGGCAAGATGCAGCCTCCCAAAACTGTTCCAGCAGAGACAGGGGCTGA